AGGCGGTCAAGGCGCGGTTCATACCCACCAAGTAGATGATGttcagtctctctctctctcttagcCCTCCTGCACAGTCCTCGCAGTTGCTTGAACTCCGCTAGTAGCTAGCGCCATAGCCCGTATACATATCCTCCCCAGTTTGCTATAAATCAATCCATATGTAAAAGTTACATAGATACAAGATTTGTGAGTCCGGCGGCAAGCTGCTGGTTCGGTTTGGTGTCTGTCTCCCAACCGCTGCCCAACCAAAGCAATAGAAAAGCCAAAATGCATCACAAGAAAGgaacaaacaacaaaatcgCATAAATGCCACCTACCTTCGGCAGGCCGAAGTTCAAATACCCTTTGCAGTAAAATATATGAGAGAAATCTGTCCTAAGCCACAGTTCCGGCATAGTGTCATTCCGAAGACATAGCTCATGAACTGCCGGCGGAATTATGTCGCTTCTTTCTGGAGGACTTGTGTCGTTTGAAAGCGTCATATCCCCGCTCGGAGATATATGTCTTATATATCTCCGCGCCGAGCTATGACGTTTTCCGACGACATGTCGTCGGAGATATTGTCGCTGCCCCCACACTTCCATATAGCCATTTCATTTGGCTTTGCAAATTGTAATTCTTTGATAAAGATGGGAGAATATTGTGTATCCTTGAGTGCTAGCAACCCACTCTGTAAAAGTTCTTATGGCTCATGGCCGCCCCCCTCTTCTGCAAAAGGGTATTTTCAAGCAGCATTGACAGCATCGTAGATCAACAGACAGGACAAAACGGACTTCAAGCACGAAAAAGAACAGGGGGAAAACCAGTCTATACAAATCGAATTGACATTTAAATTGTAATTTTAATGCAAAAAcacgagcacacacacacacacagacagaaaCCAATTACCTAAAATGAATAGTAATTATgcaaaaaatgaaaaaacaACAATATTTGATTAAATTTGGGATCTATTTATGTTGTAAGCATTAGTTTaagtgtttttatttttttttttaataaatacattaaaataaacaaaagaaCCTGAATGAAGAAGAGCAAATGTGTGTCTGCAGTTTGTGGGTACACCCTTGGATCCTCCCCCCGCGACATTGAGGTCAGGATGATGCGTAAGAGTGTATTGACCTTTTAAGGAAAACACGTTGACGCACAAACAGACACTGAATCGTTCCCCAATGACGCACTTTTGGGGAACGCACCTACGTCAGGCTGCCGCCTGTCATCAACAGTCTTGACGAACGGTGCGCTCCGCCCCCTCCCTTGTGTGGGGAGTAATACATATCGTATAGTATAAGCATAAGAAATGAAACAATGCTACGATTATATATATCTTCGTTCTGCATCCACTTTTGAAGACACTTTTTGCAGTAGGAACCATTTAGAATGTTTTTCTAAAGAGGGCACGTGTGCCCACGTATGCATTTTTGTCCATATTTAATCTAGGAAACAGATGCCTTTTTTTAATTTGCAATTGAATTCCAATTCTAATTGAAggatttttaaatatataatataaatatataaatctCTTTTTTGTTATATAACATTTAATTTGAAATCTGTAAGCGGGGCATTTTGGAACCTGATCGACTTGCGTGGGTACGTGTCGAGGCTCGTCTTGAAATCATCAATATCCACAATGGTGTGCATATCATCGCCGTCTCTGGGGAGAAGTACAAGGTTCAGTCGACTGCCCAGATCCTCGTACAGGCTTTCTTCCCAACTGAATGATGTGGACTTCCAATCCCCATTTTCACTGCCATCGGCCAATTGATCGTCTGAAATGGAAACAGAGCTCGGCGTCTGATGGGTCTCGAGGAAGACGTCGCTGCTGTAATTGGTTCTTTCCGAAGCCCAATCGTACGCCCATTCGGTGGGCGGATTTCCAATTACCTGAATCGAAAGTTTGCGACAATGTGCGGCATTCGTGTCTACCACGAAGCTAATCATCTCCTCTTTGGTGATATTGTGCAAGGCATCGGCCTGTTGTTGATTCCGATCGAACAGAAAATCCCCATTGATAATCTCCTCCCAATGGCGATCCGATTCCATGGCCAGGCTGTCGTCAGGGGCGAGCTTCGCCTGAATGAGTTTCTCCTTGGAGCGCAAAAACTCATCGTCGCGCATTTTGTTGAGGATCTGTAGCATCGCGTGGTGGAATTGATCGATGCCCCGCTCCAAATTCTTGGCTCCCTTTTTCGTTTGATGCGACGAGGCAGTAATTGAGTACCCAACAATGCCATAATAGAGCCGTACTCTGGCGTACACCTCGTAGCACAGTTTCTCCTGTGTGCACAGATATTCATAGATGGGGTCCTCAAGGATTTCCATCATCAGATCGAGGATGCTCTGCACTCGGATCGTATTCGGTCCGATTTGATAGTAGTTCATGATCACCGTGTTGGCATCGCGATCGTTGAGGGCATTACAGAGAATGCAGTGGCTACCTTGTGGCAATTCCTTCACACTGTCCTCCAGCAATTGGGGCTCTGAAATGGCCCGACATTGGAGGCGACTGATCACCGTATTTAACAAACTGCAGGCGGACAGCTCCGTGTAGTTGCCCTCAATGAGGGCCTGAATGTACAGCTCCTGAGGGAACCGTTGAGCAAAGGCCTTGAATTCCTCCAAAGTGATGCCATTGATGCTCTTGTACTTGTCGATGGTCAGCCAATGAGACTCCTCAATCACACATGCGCGAATGTCCCTAAAAAATCAAATGGATATACCGGTTCCAGATCTAGAGTAAGAAACAGTTCCTCTCACCTGCAAAGCAGCGGCGACTTGATCAACTCATAAAAATAGAGCTCCCGGAGATTGTCGCGATAGTTATTTAGGATGGACTCCTCGAGACTGTCGGCCACACTCACAATCGCCTGGGCAATGGCCTCCACCACCAGATGGAGCTTC
The Drosophila miranda strain MSH22 chromosome XL, D.miranda_PacBio2.1, whole genome shotgun sequence genome window above contains:
- the LOC117186966 gene encoding nardilysin-like, yielding MCSLYVELVEVHVLEQLYAAATAGISYGFTVGEKGLVLKVRGYNEKLHLVVEAIAQAIVSVADSLEESILNNYRDNLRELYFYELIKSPLLCRDIRACVIEESHWLTIDKYKSINGITLEEFKAFAQRFPQELYIQALIEGNYTELSACSLLNTVISRLQCRAISEPQLLEDSVKELPQGSHCILCNALNDRDANTVIMNYYQIGPNTIRVQSILDLMMEILEDPIYEYLCTQEKLCYEVYARVRLYYGIVGYSITASSHQTKKGAKNLERGIDQFHHAMLQILNKMRDDEFLRSKEKLIQAKLAPDDSLAMESDRHWEEIINGDFLFDRNQQQADALHNITKEEMISFVVDTNAAHCRKLSIQVIGNPPTEWAYDWASERTNYSSDVFLETHQTPSSVSISDDQLADGSENGDWKSTSFSWEESLYEDLGSRLNLVLLPRDGDDMHTIVDIDDFKTSLDTYPRKSIRFQNAPLTDFKLNVI